A genome region from Nicotiana tabacum cultivar K326 chromosome 13, ASM71507v2, whole genome shotgun sequence includes the following:
- the LOC107787115 gene encoding protein LURP-one-related 5-like isoform X1 translates to MSKIHPAADHHRKRSKPRVSDDYEQSQSQNLNLITPAGRLISRPPPAAAGAASIFTVWKRSSMSFQGTDGFTVFDKVGRLVFRVDNYTRRKNCSIAAGAGRGRSGGGGLVLMDAHGKPLLTLRPQLRSMQLQYEWNAYSGGKEEDDDRSTPNKSPPLFVMRKPPLSLLMMMRTTATNSCQAQVFTAAEENNNVSRPDYRVEGSFRRRNCNITNSAGHIVANISRKLANATTRTTVLISDDVFSLVVQPGFEPHICMAFVIVLDRMYPNSYAPLVCS, encoded by the exons ATGTCTAAGATTCATCCAGCAGCAGATCATCACAGAAAGCGAAGCAAACCTCGTGTCTCCGACGATTATGAACAGAGCCAGAGTCAGAATTTAAATCTTATAA CTCCTGCAGGTCGCTTAATAAGTAGGCCGCCGCCGGCTGCTGCCGGCGCGGCGTCTATCTTCACAGTGTGGAAGAGATCGAGTATGAGTTTTCAAGGGACAGATGGATTCACGGTGTTTGATAAGGTAGGCCGCTTAGTTTTCCGGGTAGACAACTACACCAGAAGAAAGAATTGTTCCATTGCTGCTGGTGCTGGCCGAGGAAGATCTGGTGGTGGTGGACTTGTACTCATGGATGCACATGGTAAACCTCTCTTAACATTGAGACCTCAG TTGAGGAGCATGCAATTACAATACGAATGGAATGCATATAGTGGAgggaaagaagaagatgatgatagATCCACTCCAAACAAATCTCCTCCTTTGTTCGTAATGAGAAAACCCCCATTATCACTGCTTATGATGATGCGAACAACTGCGACTAACTCATGCCAGGCTCAAGTCTTTACTGCTGCTGAAGAAAATAATAATGTCAGTCGTCCCGATTACAGAGTGGAGGGTTCATTTCGTAGGCGAAATTGCAACATAACCAATTCTGCTGGTCATATTGTAGCCAATATATCAAGAAAATTAGCCAACGCTACTACTCGCACTACCGTTTTGATTAGCGACGATGTTTTTAGCTTGGTGGTACAACCAGGCTTTGAACCTCACATTTGTATGGCTTTTGTTATTGTCTTGGATCGCATGTATCCTAACTCATATGCTCCCCTTGTTTGTTCTTAA
- the LOC107787115 gene encoding protein LURP-one-related 5-like isoform X2: MSKIHPAADHHRKRSKPRVSDDYEQSQTPAGRLISRPPPAAAGAASIFTVWKRSSMSFQGTDGFTVFDKVGRLVFRVDNYTRRKNCSIAAGAGRGRSGGGGLVLMDAHGKPLLTLRPQLRSMQLQYEWNAYSGGKEEDDDRSTPNKSPPLFVMRKPPLSLLMMMRTTATNSCQAQVFTAAEENNNVSRPDYRVEGSFRRRNCNITNSAGHIVANISRKLANATTRTTVLISDDVFSLVVQPGFEPHICMAFVIVLDRMYPNSYAPLVCS; the protein is encoded by the exons ATGTCTAAGATTCATCCAGCAGCAGATCATCACAGAAAGCGAAGCAAACCTCGTGTCTCCGACGATTATGAACAGAGCCAGA CTCCTGCAGGTCGCTTAATAAGTAGGCCGCCGCCGGCTGCTGCCGGCGCGGCGTCTATCTTCACAGTGTGGAAGAGATCGAGTATGAGTTTTCAAGGGACAGATGGATTCACGGTGTTTGATAAGGTAGGCCGCTTAGTTTTCCGGGTAGACAACTACACCAGAAGAAAGAATTGTTCCATTGCTGCTGGTGCTGGCCGAGGAAGATCTGGTGGTGGTGGACTTGTACTCATGGATGCACATGGTAAACCTCTCTTAACATTGAGACCTCAG TTGAGGAGCATGCAATTACAATACGAATGGAATGCATATAGTGGAgggaaagaagaagatgatgatagATCCACTCCAAACAAATCTCCTCCTTTGTTCGTAATGAGAAAACCCCCATTATCACTGCTTATGATGATGCGAACAACTGCGACTAACTCATGCCAGGCTCAAGTCTTTACTGCTGCTGAAGAAAATAATAATGTCAGTCGTCCCGATTACAGAGTGGAGGGTTCATTTCGTAGGCGAAATTGCAACATAACCAATTCTGCTGGTCATATTGTAGCCAATATATCAAGAAAATTAGCCAACGCTACTACTCGCACTACCGTTTTGATTAGCGACGATGTTTTTAGCTTGGTGGTACAACCAGGCTTTGAACCTCACATTTGTATGGCTTTTGTTATTGTCTTGGATCGCATGTATCCTAACTCATATGCTCCCCTTGTTTGTTCTTAA